A window from Helicobacter pylori NQ4053 encodes these proteins:
- the mfd gene encoding transcription-repair coupling factor has product MIQSSLYRALNKGFDYQILACKNFKESKLAKEVISCFKPNTKAILFPEFRAKKNDDLRSFFEEFLQLLGGLREFYQALENKQETIIIAPISALLHPLPKKELLESFKITLLEKYNLKDLKDKLFYYGYEILDLVEVEGEASFRGDIVDIYTPNSKAYRLSFFDTECESIKEFDPITQMSLKEDLLEIEIPPTLFSLDEPSYKDLKTKVEQSPLNSFSKDLTSFGLWFLGEKANDLLHAYKSVISPKALEEIQELASLNELDYERFKFLKVLENAQGYEDLEIHAHALEGFIALHSNHKITLLAPNKTILDNAISALERSNIECVIAPFVLNFKTPDGIFISLNSFERKKKRQKSKLALNELNPGEWVVHDDYGVGVFSQLVQHSVLGSKRDFLEIAYLGEDKLLLPVENLHLIARYVAQSDSVPAKDRLGKGSFLKLKAKVRTKLLEIAGKIIELAAERNLILGKKMDTHLAELEVFKSHAGFEYTRDQEKAIAEISKDLSSKRVMDRLLSGDVGFGKTEVAMHAIFCAFLNGFQSALVVPTTLLAHQHFEILKVRFENFGVKVARLDRYASEKNKLLKAVELGQVDALIGTHAILGAKFKNLGLVVVDEEHKFGVKQKEALKELSKSVHFLSMSATPIPRTLNMALSQIKGISSLKTPPTDRKPSRTFLKEKNDELLKEIIYRELRRNGQIFYIHNHIASISKVKTKLEELIPKLKIAILHSQINANKSEEIMLEFAKGNYQVLLCTSIVESGIHLPNANTIIIDNAQNFGLADLHQLRGRVGRGKKEGFCYFLIEDQKSLNEQALKRLLALEKNSYLGSGESIAYHDLEIRGGGNLLGQDQSGHIKNIGYALYTRMLEDAIYELSGGKKRLEKSVEIQLGVSAFLNPELIASDSLRLDLYRRLSLCENVDEVGQIHEEIEDRFGKIDDLSAQFLQIITLKILANQLGIIKLSNFNQNITLTYSDENKESLKAPSKDDNDILETLLKHLRTQISLKRR; this is encoded by the coding sequence ATGATCCAATCTAGTCTTTATAGAGCCTTAAACAAAGGCTTTGATTATCAAATACTCGCTTGTAAGAATTTTAAAGAATCCAAGCTCGCTAAAGAAGTCATAAGCTGTTTTAAGCCAAATACCAAAGCCATTCTTTTCCCGGAGTTTAGGGCTAAAAAAAACGACGATTTGCGTTCGTTTTTTGAAGAATTTTTACAGCTTTTAGGGGGTTTGAGGGAGTTTTATCAAGCCTTAGAAAACAAGCAAGAAACTATCATCATTGCCCCTATTAGCGCGTTATTGCACCCTTTACCCAAAAAAGAACTTTTAGAGAGCTTTAAAATCACTCTTTTAGAAAAATATAACCTTAAGGATTTGAAAGACAAGCTCTTTTATTATGGTTATGAAATTTTAGACTTAGTGGAAGTGGAAGGCGAAGCGAGCTTTAGGGGGGATATTGTGGATATTTATACGCCTAATTCTAAAGCGTATCGCTTGAGTTTTTTTGACACGGAGTGTGAGAGCATTAAGGAATTTGACCCCATTACTCAAATGAGCCTTAAAGAAGATTTGTTAGAAATTGAAATCCCCCCCACGCTTTTTAGTTTGGACGAACCATCCTATAAGGATCTAAAAACAAAAGTGGAGCAAAGCCCCTTAAATAGCTTTTCTAAAGATTTGACCAGTTTTGGTTTGTGGTTTTTAGGAGAAAAAGCAAACGATTTGTTGCATGCCTATAAAAGCGTTATAAGCCCTAAAGCTTTAGAAGAAATTCAAGAATTAGCGAGCTTAAACGAATTGGATTATGAGCGTTTCAAATTTTTAAAGGTTTTAGAAAACGCGCAAGGCTATGAAGATTTAGAAATCCATGCGCATGCCCTAGAAGGCTTTATCGCTTTGCATTCAAATCATAAAATCACGCTCCTAGCCCCCAATAAAACGATTTTAGATAATGCGATAAGCGCGCTTGAAAGAAGCAATATTGAATGCGTCATCGCCCCCTTTGTGTTAAACTTTAAAACCCCTGATGGGATTTTTATCTCGCTCAATTCCTTTGAAAGGAAGAAAAAACGCCAAAAATCCAAGCTCGCTTTGAATGAACTAAATCCGGGCGAATGGGTGGTGCATGATGATTATGGGGTGGGCGTGTTTTCTCAATTAGTCCAACACAGCGTTTTAGGGAGCAAGAGGGATTTTTTAGAAATCGCTTATTTGGGCGAAGACAAACTGCTATTACCGGTAGAAAACTTGCATCTCATCGCTCGCTATGTGGCGCAAAGCGATAGCGTGCCAGCTAAAGACCGGCTAGGGAAAGGGAGTTTCCTCAAACTGAAAGCTAAAGTCAGGACTAAGCTTTTAGAGATTGCGGGCAAGATTATTGAATTAGCGGCTGAACGCAATTTGATCTTGGGCAAAAAGATGGACACGCATTTAGCGGAGTTGGAAGTCTTTAAATCGCATGCGGGGTTTGAATACACAAGAGATCAAGAAAAGGCCATCGCTGAAATTTCAAAGGATTTAAGCTCTAAGAGAGTGATGGACAGATTGTTGAGTGGGGATGTGGGTTTTGGGAAAACAGAAGTGGCGATGCATGCGATTTTTTGCGCGTTTTTGAACGGCTTTCAAAGCGCGCTAGTCGTGCCTACCACCTTATTAGCGCACCAGCATTTTGAGATTTTAAAGGTGCGTTTTGAAAATTTTGGCGTTAAAGTGGCTCGTTTGGACAGGTATGCGAGCGAAAAAAACAAGCTTTTAAAGGCGGTGGAATTAGGGCAAGTTGATGCGCTAATAGGCACGCATGCAATTTTAGGCGCGAAATTTAAAAACTTGGGCTTGGTGGTGGTGGATGAAGAGCATAAATTTGGCGTGAAACAAAAAGAAGCTTTAAAAGAATTGAGTAAAAGCGTGCATTTTTTAAGCATGTCCGCTACGCCTATCCCACGCACTCTAAATATGGCGCTCTCTCAAATTAAAGGCATTAGCTCTTTAAAAACCCCGCCCACAGACAGAAAACCCAGCCGCACTTTTTTGAAAGAAAAAAATGATGAGCTCTTAAAAGAGATTATTTACAGAGAATTACGCCGTAACGGGCAAATTTTTTACATCCATAACCACATCGCTAGCATTTCAAAAGTCAAAACCAAGCTAGAAGAGTTGATCCCTAAGCTTAAAATCGCTATTTTGCATTCCCAAATTAACGCTAATAAGAGCGAAGAAATCATGCTAGAGTTTGCTAAGGGGAACTATCAGGTTTTATTATGCACTTCTATTGTGGAATCAGGGATTCATTTGCCTAACGCTAACACGATTATTATAGATAATGCGCAAAATTTTGGGCTGGCTGATTTGCATCAATTAAGAGGGCGTGTGGGGAGAGGCAAAAAAGAAGGCTTTTGTTATTTCCTTATAGAAGATCAAAAAAGTTTGAATGAACAGGCTCTAAAACGCTTGCTCGCTTTAGAAAAAAATTCGTATTTAGGCAGTGGGGAGAGTATCGCTTATCATGATTTAGAAATCAGGGGGGGCGGGAATTTGCTCGGGCAAGATCAGAGTGGGCATATTAAAAATATCGGTTATGCACTCTATACGCGCATGCTTGAAGACGCGATTTATGAATTGAGTGGAGGGAAGAAAAGGCTTGAAAAAAGCGTAGAAATCCAACTTGGCGTGAGCGCTTTTTTAAACCCTGAACTCATTGCAAGCGATAGTTTGAGATTGGATCTATACCGCCGTTTGAGTTTGTGTGAAAATGTAGATGAGGTGGGGCAAATCCATGAAGAAATAGAAGACAGGTTTGGCAAAATAGACGATTTGAGCGCTCAATTTTTGCAAATCATTACGCTTAAAATCTTAGCCAACCAGCTTGGCATCATCAAACTTTCTAATTTCAATCAAAACATCACCCTTACTTATAGCGATGAAAATAAGGAGAGCTTAAAAGCCCCAAGCAAAGACGATAACGACATTTTAGAAACCCTTTTGAAACATTTGCGCACTCAAATTTCTTTAAAACGGCGTTAA
- a CDS encoding class 1 fructose-bisphosphatase yields MDYKHFKGKHANIVIEIISLLEKGVKKAQEILEKPDAGSYTKLENSSGDTPIKADLALDKFLEENFLSLENIKSVFSEEKETPVTKENGSYLIAYDPLDGSSVMEANFLVGTIIGVYEKDYKAQNLVASLYVVFGHKIELVVALEEVYRYAFYQNKFHFIETIVLENKGKIVASGGNQKDFSLGLKKALEGFFAENYRLRYSGSMVADVHHVLIKKGGMFSYPQKKLRKLFEVFPLALMVEKAKGEAFYFDKGVKKRLLEQSVESYHEKSECYLASPHEAQILEKYLKGE; encoded by the coding sequence ATGGATTACAAACATTTTAAAGGCAAGCATGCGAACATCGTTATAGAAATCATCAGTCTTTTAGAAAAAGGGGTTAAAAAAGCCCAAGAAATTTTAGAAAAGCCGGACGCTGGGAGTTACACTAAGCTAGAAAACAGCAGCGGGGATACGCCTATTAAAGCGGATTTAGCTCTAGATAAATTTTTAGAAGAAAATTTTTTGAGTTTAGAAAACATCAAAAGCGTTTTTAGCGAAGAAAAAGAAACGCCTGTTACTAAAGAAAACGGCTCTTATTTGATCGCTTATGACCCCCTAGACGGGAGTTCAGTCATGGAGGCGAATTTCTTAGTAGGCACGATTATAGGGGTTTATGAAAAGGATTATAAGGCGCAAAATTTAGTTGCAAGCCTTTATGTGGTTTTTGGGCATAAAATTGAATTAGTGGTGGCTTTAGAAGAGGTTTATCGTTACGCTTTTTATCAAAACAAGTTTCATTTTATAGAAACCATCGTTTTAGAAAATAAGGGTAAAATCGTCGCTAGCGGAGGCAATCAAAAGGATTTTTCTTTGGGCTTAAAAAAGGCTTTAGAAGGGTTTTTTGCAGAAAATTACCGCTTACGATACTCAGGATCTATGGTGGCTGATGTCCATCATGTGCTCATTAAAAAAGGCGGAATGTTTTCCTACCCGCAAAAGAAATTGCGAAAGCTTTTTGAAGTCTTTCCTTTGGCCTTGATGGTTGAAAAAGCTAAAGGGGAAGCGTTTTATTTTGATAAGGGGGTTAAAAAGCGTTTGCTAGAGCAAAGCGTGGAAAGCTACCATGAAAAAAGCGAATGCTATTTAGCTAGTCCGCATGAAGCTCAGATTTTAGAAAAATATTTAAAGGGAGAATGA
- a CDS encoding biotin synthase: protein MQEIFLCSISNVRSGDCKEDCAYCTQSSHHQGAIKRYKFKDEKVVLQEARALRELGALGFCLVTSGRELDDEKCEYIAKLAKAINKEELGLHLIACCGRADLEQLEFLRDAGIHSYNHNLETSQNFFPKICSTHTWEERFITCENALRAGLGLCSGGIFGLNESWEDRIEMLRALASLSPHTTPINFFIKNPVLPIDAETLSADEALECVLLAKEFLPNARLMVAGGREVVFKDNDKKEAKLFEYGINAVVLGDYLTTKGKAPKKDIEKLLSYGLTMATSCH, encoded by the coding sequence ATGCAAGAGATTTTTTTATGCTCTATTTCCAATGTGCGCAGTGGGGATTGCAAGGAAGATTGCGCTTATTGCACGCAAAGCTCACACCATCAAGGAGCGATTAAGCGCTATAAATTCAAAGATGAAAAAGTGGTTTTACAAGAGGCTAGGGCTTTAAGGGAGTTAGGGGCTTTAGGGTTTTGTCTGGTTACTTCAGGGCGCGAATTAGACGATGAAAAATGCGAATACATCGCTAAATTAGCTAAAGCCATCAACAAAGAAGAATTGGGCTTGCATTTAATCGCATGCTGCGGGCGTGCGGATTTGGAGCAATTAGAGTTTTTAAGAGATGCGGGCATTCACAGCTATAACCACAATTTAGAGACTTCGCAAAATTTCTTCCCTAAAATTTGTTCCACGCACACATGGGAAGAAAGGTTTATCACATGCGAAAACGCTTTAAGGGCGGGGTTAGGCTTGTGCAGTGGGGGGATTTTTGGGCTTAATGAGAGCTGGGAAGATCGGATTGAAATGCTTAGAGCCTTAGCTTCGCTCTCCCCGCACACCACACCCATTAATTTTTTCATTAAAAACCCGGTATTGCCCATTGATGCAGAGACTTTAAGCGCAGATGAAGCCCTAGAATGCGTGCTTTTGGCTAAAGAGTTTTTGCCTAACGCTAGGCTTATGGTGGCTGGGGGGCGTGAAGTGGTGTTTAAAGATAACGACAAAAAGGAAGCCAAGCTTTTTGAATACGGCATCAATGCGGTGGTGCTAGGGGACTATTTGACCACCAAAGGCAAAGCCCCTAAAAAAGATATAGAAAAACTGCTCTCTTATGGCTTGACAATGGCGACAAGCTGTCATTGA
- a CDS encoding ubiquinol-cytochrome c reductase iron-sulfur subunit — MADIQRRDFLGMSLASVTAIGAIASLVAMKKTWDPLPSVVSAGFTTIDVANMQEGQFSTVEWRGKPVYILKRSKKEGFNEKRDFKVGESVFTTAIQICTHLGCIPTYQDEEKGFLCPCHGGRFTSDGVNIAGTPPPRPFDIPPFKIEGTKITFGEAGAEYKKMMAKA, encoded by the coding sequence ATGGCAGATATTCAAAGGCGTGATTTTTTAGGGATGAGCCTTGCTAGTGTTACAGCTATAGGGGCTATAGCGAGTCTGGTAGCGATGAAAAAGACTTGGGATCCGCTTCCAAGCGTTGTTTCAGCCGGTTTTACAACCATAGATGTGGCGAACATGCAAGAAGGGCAGTTTTCCACCGTGGAATGGCGTGGGAAACCGGTCTATATCCTCAAGCGTTCTAAAAAAGAGGGCTTTAATGAAAAGCGCGATTTTAAAGTTGGCGAGAGCGTTTTTACCACAGCCATTCAAATTTGCACGCATTTAGGGTGTATCCCCACTTATCAAGATGAAGAAAAAGGCTTTTTATGCCCATGCCATGGGGGTCGTTTCACTTCTGATGGCGTGAATATTGCCGGCACTCCCCCTCCGCGCCCTTTTGATATCCCGCCTTTTAAAATTGAAGGCACTAAGATCACTTTTGGTGAAGCCGGGGCTGAATACAAGAAAATGATGGCTAAAGCGTAA
- a CDS encoding cytochrome c1, giving the protein MKEFKILIILIVVVGVIYYGVEPYAHSVMHPKVAPADFAFKDLEPMDLKNGDANKGKQLVAENCTACHGIKSQNIPAPMDSLSASNSFGVVPPDLSHVAGVLNANFLAHFIKDPVKTAKLSHKFNDERPYPMPAFSQFSNQDLSDIVAYLTSILPKSLSDKEVFAQSCQRCHSLDYAKDKAFSDPKDLANYLGSHVPDLSMMIRAKGEHGLNIFINDPQKLLPGTAMPRVGLSEQAQKQVIAYLEKAGDRKKHERNTLGIKIMIFFAVLSFLAYAWKRKVWSEVH; this is encoded by the coding sequence ATGAAAGAATTTAAGATTTTAATCATCCTTATTGTGGTGGTAGGCGTGATTTATTATGGGGTTGAGCCTTATGCGCATTCGGTGATGCACCCTAAAGTCGCTCCGGCAGATTTTGCTTTCAAGGATTTAGAGCCGATGGATTTAAAAAATGGCGATGCTAATAAGGGCAAACAGCTTGTAGCCGAAAATTGCACCGCTTGCCATGGCATTAAATCCCAAAACATTCCAGCCCCTATGGACAGCCTTAGCGCGAGCAACTCTTTTGGGGTCGTGCCACCGGATTTAAGCCATGTGGCGGGGGTTTTGAATGCGAATTTCTTAGCCCACTTCATCAAAGACCCCGTGAAAACGGCGAAATTGAGCCATAAATTCAACGATGAAAGGCCCTATCCTATGCCGGCGTTTTCTCAATTTAGCAATCAAGATTTGAGCGATATTGTGGCGTATCTCACTTCTATTTTGCCTAAAAGTTTGAGCGATAAGGAAGTGTTTGCCCAAAGCTGTCAAAGGTGCCATAGCCTGGATTATGCGAAAGATAAGGCCTTTAGCGATCCTAAAGATCTAGCCAATTATTTAGGCTCTCATGTGCCTGATTTGTCCATGATGATTAGAGCTAAAGGCGAACATGGCTTGAATATTTTCATCAACGATCCGCAAAAGCTTTTGCCTGGCACGGCTATGCCCAGAGTGGGATTGAGTGAACAAGCTCAAAAACAAGTCATCGCATATTTGGAAAAAGCAGGCGATAGGAAAAAGCATGAAAGGAATACCTTAGGGATTAAGATCATGATTTTCTTTGCGGTGCTGTCGTTCTTGGCTTATGCGTGGAAAAGAAAAGTTTGGAGCGAAGTGCATTGA
- the rpe gene encoding ribulose-phosphate 3-epimerase, with product MKVAPSLLSADFMHLAKEIESVSNADFLHVDVMDGHYVPNLTMGPVVLENVTQMSQVPLDVHLMVENASFFVELFSPLNPQIISIHAENEKHPHRVLQLIKHSGITPGIVLNPHTHEESIKYLLESVGLVLLMSVNPGFGGQKFLDLVLEKCLKVKELIRRYNPGCLLEVDGGVNDKNIFELQQAGVDVVVSGSYIFKSKDRKLAIEGLQNVRQPLA from the coding sequence TTGAAAGTAGCTCCGAGCCTTTTGAGCGCTGATTTTATGCATTTAGCCAAAGAGATAGAGAGCGTGAGTAACGCTGATTTTTTGCATGTGGATGTGATGGATGGGCATTATGTGCCTAATTTAACGATGGGGCCTGTGGTTTTAGAGAATGTTACTCAAATGAGCCAAGTGCCTTTAGATGTGCATTTAATGGTAGAAAACGCAAGCTTTTTTGTAGAATTATTTTCTCCTTTAAACCCGCAAATCATCAGCATTCATGCAGAAAATGAAAAGCACCCCCACAGGGTGTTGCAACTCATTAAACATTCAGGCATCACGCCAGGCATTGTTCTAAACCCCCACACGCATGAAGAAAGTATTAAATACTTGCTAGAAAGCGTGGGGCTAGTGCTTTTAATGAGCGTGAATCCGGGCTTTGGTGGGCAGAAGTTTTTAGATCTGGTGCTAGAAAAATGCCTGAAAGTCAAGGAATTGATTAGGCGCTACAATCCTGGCTGTCTTTTAGAAGTGGATGGGGGCGTGAATGATAAAAATATCTTTGAACTCCAACAAGCGGGCGTGGATGTGGTGGTTTCAGGGAGTTATATTTTTAAATCCAAAGATCGTAAGCTGGCTATTGAAGGCTTACAGAATGTCAGACAGCCTCTTGCATAA
- a CDS encoding 3'-5' exonuclease, protein MSDSLLHKDIQALIARLKCQDLNLSTLEKSLSRLIHDEINLEYLKACGLNFVETSENLITLKNLKTPLKDEVFSFIDLETTGSCPIKHEILEIGAVQVKGGEIINRFETLVKVKSVPDYIAELTGITYEDTLNAPSAHEALQELRLFLGNSVFVAHNANFDYNFLGRYFVEKLHCPLLNLKLCTLDLSKRTILSMRYSLSFLKELLGFGIEVSHRAYADALASYKLFEICLLNLPSYIKTTMDLIDFSKCANTLIKRPPKARYQEIPPPFSLFERTKGLLNIIKATS, encoded by the coding sequence ATGTCAGACAGCCTCTTGCATAAAGACATCCAAGCCCTAATCGCTCGCTTAAAGTGCCAGGATTTAAACTTAAGCACGCTAGAAAAATCGCTCTCTCGCCTTATTCATGATGAAATCAATTTGGAATATTTAAAAGCGTGCGGGCTTAATTTCGTAGAAACGAGCGAAAATTTAATCACGCTCAAAAACCTTAAAACCCCCCTTAAAGATGAGGTTTTTTCTTTTATTGATTTAGAGACCACCGGCTCTTGCCCCATAAAACATGAAATTTTAGAAATTGGGGCCGTGCAAGTGAAGGGAGGGGAAATTATCAATCGTTTTGAAACCCTTGTGAAAGTCAAAAGCGTGCCTGATTATATCGCTGAGCTTACAGGCATCACTTATGAAGACACCCTAAACGCCCCAAGCGCACATGAAGCTTTGCAAGAATTGCGGCTTTTTTTAGGCAATAGCGTGTTTGTGGCCCATAACGCTAATTTTGATTACAACTTTTTAGGGCGTTATTTTGTAGAAAAATTGCATTGCCCCTTATTAAATTTAAAGCTTTGCACTTTGGATTTATCCAAACGCACTATTTTGTCCATGCGTTATTCTTTGAGCTTTTTAAAAGAGCTTTTAGGGTTTGGCATAGAAGTCAGCCACAGAGCCTATGCGGACGCTTTAGCAAGCTATAAACTCTTTGAAATATGCTTGTTAAACTTGCCCAGCTACATCAAAACCACAATGGATTTGATTGATTTTTCCAAATGTGCTAACACCTTGATCAAAAGACCCCCAAAGGCCAGATACCAAGAGATTCCACCGCCATTTTCTCTTTTTGAAAGGACAAAGGGCTTGTTAAATATCATAAAAGCGACCAGTTAA
- a CDS encoding YihY family inner membrane protein: MREFFKSVRGFLRLLIMIFPKRFQNAFLGLSELFYYASSLSFYTILSLSPILLFVFSLFVSHYLQAHSGEMEALIFPNAPKLIGAIKDFLENFKKTDMTLGTLEEVSIVVALVLFCENYRSIASKIFQAKPRDYAHFKGKEIFLFWGFGTTLVFLFALPLVVFFDIKIQVFFEDKDSSLLHVLRWIGTYAFFLILFTIPTNKVFKHYFWVFLWVFFTSVSWHVLKWAFTYYVLYNRTYHELYGSVSILWFLMSWVYVSWLVILIGMYGCKVCDAFDPKEVFKKFLGFFKKET; the protein is encoded by the coding sequence ATGAGGGAATTTTTTAAAAGCGTTAGAGGGTTTTTACGCCTTCTTATAATGATTTTCCCCAAGCGCTTTCAAAACGCCTTTTTGGGCTTGAGCGAATTGTTTTACTACGCTTCTAGCTTGAGTTTTTATACGATTTTGTCTTTATCGCCTATTTTGTTGTTTGTGTTTAGCCTTTTTGTGTCTCATTATTTGCAAGCGCACAGCGGTGAAATGGAAGCCTTGATTTTCCCTAACGCTCCTAAACTCATTGGCGCGATTAAGGATTTTTTAGAAAATTTTAAAAAAACAGACATGACTTTAGGCACGCTTGAAGAGGTGTCCATTGTGGTGGCGTTGGTGCTTTTTTGTGAAAATTACCGCTCCATCGCATCAAAAATTTTTCAAGCAAAGCCCAGAGATTATGCGCATTTTAAGGGTAAAGAAATCTTTTTATTTTGGGGGTTTGGCACGACTTTAGTGTTTTTATTCGCTCTGCCTTTGGTGGTGTTTTTTGATATTAAGATCCAAGTGTTTTTTGAAGATAAAGATTCAAGCCTGTTGCATGTTTTAAGATGGATAGGCACTTACGCATTTTTTTTGATCCTTTTTACCATTCCCACGAATAAGGTGTTTAAACATTATTTTTGGGTGTTTTTATGGGTGTTTTTTACGAGCGTTTCTTGGCATGTGTTAAAATGGGCTTTCACTTATTATGTGTTGTATAATCGCACTTACCATGAGCTTTATGGGAGCGTTTCTATTTTGTGGTTTTTGATGAGCTGGGTGTATGTGAGCTGGCTTGTGATTTTAATTGGCATGTATGGGTGCAAGGTGTGTGATGCATTCGATCCTAAAGAAGTGTTTAAGAAATTTTTAGGCTTTTTTAAAAAAGAAACTTGA
- a CDS encoding cytochrome b, protein MAEIKKAKNLGEWLDMRLGTNKLVKVLMTEYWIPKNINFLWAMGVILLTLFGVLVISGIFLLMYYKPDAKMAFDSVNFTIMQEVAYGWLWRHMHATAASMIFVIIYIHMFVGIYYGSYKKGREMIWISGMILFVVFSAEAFSGYMLPWGQMSYWAAAVITNLFGGIPFIGADVVEWIRGNYVVADSTLTRFFMLHVFLLPIAIILLVGVHFYSLRIPHVNNQEGEEIDFELEEKKFIEGKKKESKVIPFWPVFLSKDIFVVCAFMVFFFYLVCYHYDFAMDPINFERANSLKTPPHIYPEWYFLWSYEVLRGFFFSADLGLMAFGVAQVIFFLLPFLDRSPVVAPAHKRPAFMVWFWLLIIDMIVLTIYGKLPPLGIGKYIGLFGSITFLALFFVVLPIITIAESKKQGGVR, encoded by the coding sequence ATGGCAGAGATAAAAAAAGCGAAGAATTTAGGCGAATGGCTGGACATGCGTCTTGGCACTAACAAGCTTGTTAAAGTGCTAATGACAGAATATTGGATCCCTAAAAACATCAATTTCCTATGGGCCATGGGGGTGATTTTATTGACCCTTTTTGGCGTGCTTGTGATCTCAGGGATTTTCTTGCTCATGTATTACAAGCCTGATGCGAAAATGGCGTTTGATAGCGTGAATTTCACCATCATGCAAGAAGTGGCTTATGGCTGGCTTTGGCGCCACATGCATGCCACGGCAGCGAGCATGATTTTTGTCATCATTTATATCCACATGTTTGTCGGTATCTATTATGGCTCTTACAAAAAGGGCCGTGAGATGATTTGGATTAGCGGGATGATTTTGTTTGTGGTCTTTAGCGCGGAAGCCTTTAGCGGGTATATGCTGCCTTGGGGGCAGATGAGCTATTGGGCTGCAGCAGTTATCACTAATTTATTTGGGGGCATTCCTTTCATTGGGGCTGATGTGGTGGAGTGGATTAGGGGTAATTATGTTGTGGCGGATTCCACTTTAACGCGCTTTTTCATGCTCCATGTGTTTTTACTGCCCATTGCGATCATTCTACTTGTTGGGGTGCATTTTTATTCTTTACGCATCCCGCATGTCAATAACCAAGAAGGCGAAGAAATTGACTTTGAATTGGAAGAGAAAAAATTCATTGAAGGCAAGAAAAAAGAATCTAAAGTCATTCCTTTTTGGCCGGTATTCTTGTCTAAAGATATTTTTGTGGTTTGCGCGTTCATGGTCTTTTTCTTTTACTTGGTGTGTTACCACTACGATTTTGCGATGGATCCCATTAACTTTGAAAGGGCTAACAGCCTTAAAACGCCGCCTCACATTTACCCTGAATGGTATTTCTTATGGAGCTATGAAGTCTTAAGAGGCTTTTTCTTTAGCGCTGATTTAGGGCTAATGGCCTTTGGCGTGGCGCAAGTGATTTTCTTCTTACTGCCCTTTTTAGACAGAAGCCCAGTCGTCGCTCCCGCACACAAACGGCCGGCGTTTATGGTGTGGTTTTGGCTTTTAATCATTGATATGATTGTTTTAACGATCTATGGTAAATTGCCTCCGCTTGGGATTGGTAAATACATTGGTTTATTTGGTTCAATCACTTTTTTAGCCCTTTTCTTTGTGGTATTGCCCATTATCACTATCGCTGAGAGCAAGAAACAAGGGGGTGTTAGATGA
- a CDS encoding bactofilin family protein: MAIFDNNNKSANAKTGPATIIAQGTKIKGELHLDYHLHIDGELEGVVHSKSTVVIGQTGSVVGEIFANKLVVSGKFTGTVEAEVVEIMPLGRLDGKISSQELVVERKGILIGETRPKNLQGGALLINEQEKKIENK, translated from the coding sequence ATGGCAATCTTTGATAACAATAATAAATCGGCTAATGCAAAAACAGGACCAGCGACTATCATCGCTCAAGGCACAAAAATAAAGGGTGAGCTTCATTTAGATTACCATTTGCACATAGATGGCGAATTAGAAGGGGTGGTGCATTCTAAAAGCACGGTGGTGATCGGGCAAACCGGCTCGGTAGTGGGTGAGATTTTTGCTAATAAATTAGTGGTCAGTGGCAAGTTCACTGGCACGGTGGAGGCGGAAGTGGTAGAAATCATGCCTTTAGGGCGCCTTGATGGTAAGATCTCTAGCCAAGAGCTTGTGGTGGAAAGGAAAGGGATTTTGATTGGGGAAACTCGCCCTAAAAACCTTCAGGGGGGGGCGTTGTTGATCAATGAGCAAGAAAAGAAGATTGAAAATAAATAG